CGACAATGATTGATGAAGATGATAAAGAGTTTATAGACTTTTTTGGCGGTGCTGGAGTTTTAAACTTTGGACACAATAACCCAAAGATGAAAGAAGAATTAATAGAGTTTATACAAAGAGATGGAGTTGCTCATTCATTAGATATGTTTACTGATGTAAAAAGAGATTTTATTAAAACATTTGTAGATACAGTTTTAAAACCAAGAGGATGGGAAGACAGAAAACTTCAATTTACTGGTCCTACAGGAACAAATGCTGTAGAAGCAGCATTAAAGTTAGCTAGAAAAATCACAGGAAGAACAGAAGTGGTTGCTTTTAATAGAGGTTTTCATGGTATGACTTTAGCAGCATTAGCTTGCACTGCAAATAATGCTTTTAGAAGTAGTTCTGGAGTTCCTTTAAATCATGTAATTAGAGATACATTTAATGATATGGATGCTTTAGAAAATTTAAGACAAAAAATGTTTGATTTAGCTTCTGGTATGCTTCCTCCTGCTGCATTTATAGTTGAACCTGTTCAAGCAGAAGGTGGTGTTAGAATTGCTACTAAAGAGTGGCTTCAAGGAGTTCAACAACTTGCAAAAGATACAGGTGCACTTTTTATTTTAGATAGTATTCAATGCGGTTGTGGAAGATGTGGAAGTTACTTTAGTTTTGATGATTTAGATGTTGATCCTGATATTATAATCCTAGCAAAAGGCTTAGGTGGATTTGGTACTCCAATTGCAATGTTAGTAAATAAACCAGAAGTTGATAAAGCTTGGAGTCCAGGTCAACACACAGGTACTTTTAGAGGACAAGGTTTCTCTTTTGTTGCAGGGAAAATTGGACTTGAATATTTTAAAAATGAACAATTCAATGAAGAAACAAAAAGAAAAGGTGATATAGTAAGAAAAGTTTTAGATAAACTAAATTCAAAATATGAAAAAGTAGTTGATGTAAGACAAAAAGGTTTGATGTTAGCAATTGAGTTTGATAGTGCAGCAACAGTAAAAGAAATTACAGCAAAAACATATGAAAATGGTCTGATTATAGGAGCTTGCTCTACAGGTGAAATTA
The window above is part of the Malaciobacter marinus genome. Proteins encoded here:
- a CDS encoding diaminobutyrate--2-oxoglutarate transaminase — translated: MLNNDKTIFETYESEIRAYCRAVPTVFKSSSNATMIDEDDKEFIDFFGGAGVLNFGHNNPKMKEELIEFIQRDGVAHSLDMFTDVKRDFIKTFVDTVLKPRGWEDRKLQFTGPTGTNAVEAALKLARKITGRTEVVAFNRGFHGMTLAALACTANNAFRSSSGVPLNHVIRDTFNDMDALENLRQKMFDLASGMLPPAAFIVEPVQAEGGVRIATKEWLQGVQQLAKDTGALFILDSIQCGCGRCGSYFSFDDLDVDPDIIILAKGLGGFGTPIAMLVNKPEVDKAWSPGQHTGTFRGQGFSFVAGKIGLEYFKNEQFNEETKRKGDIVRKVLDKLNSKYEKVVDVRQKGLMLAIEFDSAATVKEITAKTYENGLIIGACSTGEIIKFIPPLTITDEELNKGLERFTASVEAILS